In Primulina eburnea isolate SZY01 chromosome 14, ASM2296580v1, whole genome shotgun sequence, the following proteins share a genomic window:
- the LOC140811725 gene encoding uncharacterized protein isoform X1 — MLSLLNLVNPIVVSPLLHRKPRNVSKTLYSIVKTMSWTCSKCTFKNPVSPKLHCEICLSPTPQSLLSSLSISCSSKPKWACAGCTFLTPYRRITCEICGTRTSASLLSTLEVDDDDLDQGLLGSSIGSVFFPLTSCSSVEKGKNGNACFGNDDAGCSGQLKDAVLPSLHSDIGGLGSRESLIVDNGVNRRDNPGEEKGFLPVVHPCSNKRKDRDGSSANGGGGSSGGSSGFMAVKAANEVLEVESSAMLVTSGTNMASESKTWKILSYNVWFREDLEMHGRMKALGNLIELHSPDVICFQEVTPSFYEIFQQSSWWKEYRCSISNDMEFPGSYFCMQLCKLTVKSYSCKPFHNSIMGRELCLAEVEVLPDVALVVATSHLESPCPSPPKWDQMFSKERVYQAKEAMKFLDKNINVIFCGDMNWDDKLDGGFTLADEWIDAWTELRPGEIGWTYDTKSNKMLCGNRTLQKRLDRFVCKLKNFKVGEIEMIGMDAVEGLSYIKEKRVKGQVTKLVLPVLPSDHYGLLLTICHNISQ; from the exons ATGCTTTCATTGCTCAACTTAGTAAACCCAATCGTCGTCTCGCCCCTTCTCCATCGTAAGCCCCGAAACGTTTCAAAAACCCTGTATTCGATCGTAAAAACAATGTCTTGGACATGCTCCAAGTGCACATTCAAGAACCCAGTTTCGCCGAAGTTGCACTGTGAAATCTGTCTCTCCCCAACACCACAGTCGCTGTTGTCATCATTATCGATATCGTGTTCATCGAAGCCTAAGTGGGCATGCGCCGGCTGCACCTTCTTGACCCCGTATCGGAGGATAACCTGCGAAATATGTGGCACCAGGACTTCGGCTTCTCTGTTATCCACTCTCGAAGTGGACGATGATGATCTTGATCAAGGTCTTCTGGGTTCTTCCATTGGCAGCGTTTTCTTCCCCTTGACAAGTTGTAGTAGTGTCGAGAAAGGAAAGAATGGGAATGCTTGTTTTGGAAACGATGACGCTGGTTGCTCTGGTCAGTTAAAGGATGCCGTCTTGCCCTCACTGCATAGCGATATTGGTGGTCTGGGGAGTAGGGAGAGCCTAATTGTGGATAATGGTGTTAATAGGAGAGATAATCCTGGAGAGGAAAAAGGCTTCTTGCCGGTAGTTCACCCTTGCAGTAATAAGAGGAAAGATCGGGATGGCTCAAGTGCGAATGGTGGCGGCGGTAGTTCGGGTGGTTCTTCTGGGTTTATGGCTGTGAAAGCTGCAAATGAGGTTTTGGAAGTAGAATCATCTG CAATGCTAGTTACGAGTGGGACTAATATGGCTTCAGAATCTAAAACATGGAAGATTTTAAGTTATAATGTTTGGTTTCGTGAAGATCTTGAGATGCATGGGAGGATGAAAGCGTTGGGCAACCTTATTGAGCTGCACTCACCAGATGTTATATGTTTtcag GAGGTCACCCCCAGTTTCTATGAAATTTTCCAGCAATCAAGTTGGTGGAAGGAGTATCGGTGCTCAATTTCAAATGATATGGAGTTTCCAGGATCATATTTCTGCATGCAG TTATGTAAACTGACTGTTAAATCCTATAGCTGCAAACCATTCCACAACTCCATAATGGGGCGGGAACTTTGTCTTGCTGAGGTTGAAGTGCTGCCAGATGTAGCACTGGTTGTTGCCACAAGCCACTTAGAAAGCCCTTGTCCGAGTCCACCAAAATGGGATCAGATGTTCAGCAAAGAACGTGTATATCAAGCCAAAGAAGCTATGAAGTTTCTTGATAAAAATATAAACGTGATCTTTTGTGGGGACATGAACTGGGATGATAAATTGGATGGTGGTTTCACTTTAGCTGATGAATGGATAGATGCCTGGACAGAGCTACGGCCTGGAGAAATTGGATGGACATACGacacaaaatcaaataagatGTTGTGTGGTAACAGAACTCTGCAGAAACGTTTGGATCGATTTGTTTGTAAGTTGAAAAATTTTAAGGTTGGGGAAATTGAAATGATAGGGATGGATGCTGTTGAGGGTCTATCATATATCAAGGAAAAGAGAGTTAAAGGGCAGGTCACTAAGTTGGTACTTCCTGTTTTACCCAGTGATCACTATGGACTTCTATTAACAATCTGTCACAACATATCTCAGTGA
- the LOC140811725 gene encoding uncharacterized protein isoform X3, with amino-acid sequence MLSLLNLVNPIVVSPLLHRKPRNVSKTLYSIVKTMSWTCSKCTFKNPVSPKLHCEICLSPTPQSLLSSLSISCSSKPKWACAGCTFLTPYRRITCEICGTRTSASLLSTLEVDDDDLDQGLLGSSIGSVFFPLTSCSSVEKGKNGNACFGNDDAGCSGQLKDAVLPSLHSDIGGLGSRESLIVDNGVNRRDNPGEEKGFLPVVHPCSNKRKDRDGSSANGGGGSSGGSSGFMAVKAANEVLEVESSAMLVTSGTNMASESKTWKILSYNVWFREDLEMHGRMKALGNLIELHSPDVICFQEVTPSFYEIFQQSSWWKEYRCSISNDMEFPGSYFCMQLCKLTVKSYSCKPFHNSIMGRELCLAEVEVLPDVALVVATSHLESPCPSPPKWDQMFSKERVYQAKEAMKFLDKNINVIFCGDMNWDDKLDGGFTLADEWIDAWTELRPGEIGWTYDTKSNKMLCGNRTLQKRLDRFVCKLKNFKVGEIEMIGMDAVEGLSYIKEKRVKGQVTKLGC; translated from the exons ATGCTTTCATTGCTCAACTTAGTAAACCCAATCGTCGTCTCGCCCCTTCTCCATCGTAAGCCCCGAAACGTTTCAAAAACCCTGTATTCGATCGTAAAAACAATGTCTTGGACATGCTCCAAGTGCACATTCAAGAACCCAGTTTCGCCGAAGTTGCACTGTGAAATCTGTCTCTCCCCAACACCACAGTCGCTGTTGTCATCATTATCGATATCGTGTTCATCGAAGCCTAAGTGGGCATGCGCCGGCTGCACCTTCTTGACCCCGTATCGGAGGATAACCTGCGAAATATGTGGCACCAGGACTTCGGCTTCTCTGTTATCCACTCTCGAAGTGGACGATGATGATCTTGATCAAGGTCTTCTGGGTTCTTCCATTGGCAGCGTTTTCTTCCCCTTGACAAGTTGTAGTAGTGTCGAGAAAGGAAAGAATGGGAATGCTTGTTTTGGAAACGATGACGCTGGTTGCTCTGGTCAGTTAAAGGATGCCGTCTTGCCCTCACTGCATAGCGATATTGGTGGTCTGGGGAGTAGGGAGAGCCTAATTGTGGATAATGGTGTTAATAGGAGAGATAATCCTGGAGAGGAAAAAGGCTTCTTGCCGGTAGTTCACCCTTGCAGTAATAAGAGGAAAGATCGGGATGGCTCAAGTGCGAATGGTGGCGGCGGTAGTTCGGGTGGTTCTTCTGGGTTTATGGCTGTGAAAGCTGCAAATGAGGTTTTGGAAGTAGAATCATCTG CAATGCTAGTTACGAGTGGGACTAATATGGCTTCAGAATCTAAAACATGGAAGATTTTAAGTTATAATGTTTGGTTTCGTGAAGATCTTGAGATGCATGGGAGGATGAAAGCGTTGGGCAACCTTATTGAGCTGCACTCACCAGATGTTATATGTTTtcag GAGGTCACCCCCAGTTTCTATGAAATTTTCCAGCAATCAAGTTGGTGGAAGGAGTATCGGTGCTCAATTTCAAATGATATGGAGTTTCCAGGATCATATTTCTGCATGCAG TTATGTAAACTGACTGTTAAATCCTATAGCTGCAAACCATTCCACAACTCCATAATGGGGCGGGAACTTTGTCTTGCTGAGGTTGAAGTGCTGCCAGATGTAGCACTGGTTGTTGCCACAAGCCACTTAGAAAGCCCTTGTCCGAGTCCACCAAAATGGGATCAGATGTTCAGCAAAGAACGTGTATATCAAGCCAAAGAAGCTATGAAGTTTCTTGATAAAAATATAAACGTGATCTTTTGTGGGGACATGAACTGGGATGATAAATTGGATGGTGGTTTCACTTTAGCTGATGAATGGATAGATGCCTGGACAGAGCTACGGCCTGGAGAAATTGGATGGACATACGacacaaaatcaaataagatGTTGTGTGGTAACAGAACTCTGCAGAAACGTTTGGATCGATTTGTTTGTAAGTTGAAAAATTTTAAGGTTGGGGAAATTGAAATGATAGGGATGGATGCTGTTGAGGGTCTATCATATATCAAGGAAAAGAGAGTTAAAGGGCAGGTCACTAAGTTG GGTTGTTGA
- the LOC140811728 gene encoding arogenate dehydratase/prephenate dehydratase 1, chloroplastic-like — MALKAAPILVCGFNGKKSTTRPQFGVLDSLHRQSTFLNLRIWSKWECLSHRAITPVEDETPSTPEAVEGATEIPLAVGFHHDLNSLPKPLSARNFVSSSSDGSKVRVAYQGIPGAYSEAAALKAYPKCETVPCDQFEAAFKAVELWLVDKAVLPIENSVGGSIHRNYDLLLRHRLHIVGEVQLVVSHCLLGLPGVRKEELKCVLSHPQALDQCEMYLNKLGVTKVSADDTAGAAQIVASEAVRETGAIASAQAAEIYGLNVLSERIQDHPDNITRFLILAREPTIPGTDRPYKTSIVFTLDEGPGVLFKALAVFALRGIDLSKIESRPQKRRPLRVVDDSNRGSATYFDYLFYIDFEASMAEPRAQYALGHLQEFARFLRVLGCYPVDTDP, encoded by the exons ATGGCTTTGAAGGCTGCGCCGATCTTGGTTTGTGGTTTTAATGGCAAGAAGTCCACCACGCGTCCTCAATTTGGCGTTTTGGATTCCTTGCATAGGCAGTCTACTTTCTTGAATTTGAGGATTTGGTCGAAATGGGAATGTCTGTCTCACAGGGCAATCACCCCTGTGGAAGATGAGACACCCTCAACTCCTGAGGCTGTTGAAGGGGCCACTGAAATCCCTCTTGCTGTGGGATTTCATCATGATTTAAATTCTCTTCCAA AACCTTTGTCTGCTAGAAACTTTGTTTCTTCTTCTAGTGATGGCTCAAAAGTTCGTGTTGCGTATCAG GGGATTCCAGGAGCATACAGTGAAGCTGCTGCATTAAAAGCATATCCTAAGTGCGAGACTGTTCCTTGCGACCAATTTGAGGCTGCATTCAAG GCAGTTGAATTGTGGTTGGTCGACAAAGCAGTTCTACCTATTGAGAATTCTGTTGGTGGTAGCATCCATCGGAACTATGACTTGTTGCTTCGTCACAGGCTTCACATTGTCGGGGAAGTTCAGTTAGTTGTCAGTCACTGCCTTCTAGGTTTGCCTGGGGTTAGAAAGGAGGAGCTAAAGTGCGTCTTGAGTCATCCACAG GCCCTTGATCAGTGTGAAATGTATCTAAACAAGTTGGGTGTAACCAAAGTTAGCGCAGATGACACTGCCGGTGCTGCTCAG ATTGTAGCCTCCGAAGCTGTAAGAGAGACTGGAGCAATCGCAAGTGCTCAAGCTGCAGAAATCTATGGACTTAATGTTCTTTCCGAAAGAATACAG GATCACCCAGATAACATTACCCGTTTTCTAATACTTGCAAGGGAACCTACAATCCCCGGAACAGATCGACCTTATAAG ACTAGCATTGTATTCACTTTGGACGAAGGACCTGGAGTTTTATTCAAGGCCTTGGCAGTCTTTGCTTTGAGGGGTATTGATTTGTCGAAG ATTGAGAGCCGGCCACAGAAAAGGCGGCCTTTGAGGGTCGTTGATGATTCTAATAGGGGGAGTGCCAC ATACTTTGACTACCTCTTTTACATTGATTTTGAAGCTTCAATGGCTGAACCTCGCGCCCAATATGCACTTGGCCATCTTCAG GAATTTGCAAGGTTtcttcgagttcttggttgttATCCAGTAGATACAGATCCATGA
- the LOC140811726 gene encoding glucan endo-1,3-beta-glucosidase 1-like translates to MENPKLVFFFILLSTLLFVLFKEIKAQQSKDEPYIGVNIGTDVSNLLPATDLVAFLQSQKITHVRLYDADAEILKALANTKIRVIVGVPNNQLLAIGSSNATAANWIGRNVAAYYPETLITGVAVGDEIFTTIPSSTPLLMPAIESLYSALVAANLHTQIKISTPNSASIILDPFPPSQAYFNQSLSPVITQLLQFLSRTQSPLMMNLYPYYVFMQNKGVVPLDNSLFKPLTPSKEMVDPNTLLHYTNVFDAMIDSVYFSLKNLNVTDVIVLVSETGWPSRGDSKEPYATIDNADMYNSNLIKHVIDRIGTPLHPEITSSVYIYELFNEDLRSPPVSEANWGLFYGNSTPVYLLHVSGSGTFLANDTTNQTYCIATDGLDAKTLQTALDWACGPGRANCSEIQPGESCYQPNNVKNHASYAFDSYYQKEGKSSGSCDFKGAAMITTTDPSHGSCIFPGSKTISSKTNQVVNSTQASGGEGVRFIGFHFKILWGFTSCLFYYSFLS, encoded by the exons ATGGAAAATCCTAAGCTCGTCTTCTTCTTTATTCTTCTGAGCACTCTCCTATTCGTACTTTTCAAAG AAATTAAGGCGCAGCAAAGCAAAGATGAGCCATATATAGGAGTTAACATCGGCACAGATGTGTCAAATTTGCTACCGGCTACAGATTTAGTTGCTTTTTTGCAGTCGCAAAAGATTACACATGTGAGGCTCTATGACGCCGACGCTGAAATCCTCAAGGCGCTTGCTAATACCAAGATTAGGGTCATTGTGGGTGTGCCCAATAACCAGCTTCTTGCCATTGGCTCCTCCAACGCCACCGCCGCCAACTGGATTGGCCGCAATGTGGCGGCGTACTACCCTGAAACTCTGATCACTGGCGTGGCAGTTGGGGATGAAATCTTCACCACCATTCCTAGTTCAACACCTTTGCTCATGCCAGCAATTGAGTCACTCTACAGTGCTCTTGTGGCTGCAAATTTGCATACCCAAATCAAGATTTCAACTCCCAATTCTGCTTCCATAATTCTTGACCCCTTTCCACCTTCCCAGGCCTATTTTAATCAGAGCTTGAGCCCTGTTATTACCCAGTTACTGCAGTTCTTGTCCAGGACACAGTCACCTTTGATGATGAATTTGTATCCTTACTATGTGTTTATGCAGAATAAAGGGGTTGTTCCTTTAGATAATTCCCTCTTCAAGCCATTAACACCTTCTAAAGAAATGGTTGATCCTAACACATTGCTCCACTACACCAATGTTTTTGATGCCATGATTGATTCTGTGTATTTTTCTCTGAAGAATCTTAATGTTACTGACGTGATCGTTCTTGTTTCCGAAACTGGGTGGCCTTCGAGGGGGGACTCGAAGGAGCCTTATGCTACGATCGATAATGCGGATATGTATAATTCAAATCTGATTAAGCATGTTATAGATCGTATTGGGACGCCTTTGCACCCCGAAATTACTTCTAGTGTATACATATATGAGCTGTTCAACGAGGACTTGAGGTCACCCCCTGTATCCGAGGCCAATTGGGGGTTGTTTTATGGGAATTCGACGCCGGTTTACTTGCTCCATGTGTCGGGGAGTGGCACATTTTTGGCTAATGACACAACAAATCAAACTTATTGTATTGCCACTGATGGTTTGGATGCAAAGACCTTGCAAACGGCTTTAGATTGGGCCTGTGGACCGGGGAGGGCGAATTGTTCGGAGATTCAACCAGGGGAGAGTTGTTACCAGCCTAATAATGTTAAGAATCATGCTTCATATGCATTTGATAGCTATTATCAAAAGGAAGGGAAGTCCTCTGGATCTTGTGATTTCAAGGGTGCTGCTATGATCACGACAACTGATCCTA GTCACGGGAGTTGTATATTTCCTGGAAG CAAGACGATAAGCAGTAAGACCAACCAGGTTGTGAACTCAACACAAGCAAGTGGTGGTGAGGGAGTGAGATTTATTGGCTTTCATTTCAAGATTTTATGGGGCTTCACTTCTTGTCTCTTTTATTATTCATTCCTTTCATGA
- the LOC140811725 gene encoding uncharacterized protein isoform X2, with amino-acid sequence MLSLLNLVNPIVVSPLLHRKPRNVSKTLYSIVKTMSWTCSKCTFKNPVSPKLHCEICLSPTPQSLLSSLSISCSSKPKWACAGCTFLTPYRRITCEICGTRTSASLLSTLEVDDDDLDQGLLGSSIGSVFFPLTSCSSVEKGKNGNACFGNDDAGCSGQLKDAVLPSLHSDIGGLGSRESLIVDNGVNRRDNPGEEKGFLPVVHPCSNKRKDRDGSSANGGGGSSGGSSGFMAVKAANEVLEVESSAMLVTSGTNMASESKTWKILSYNVWFREDLEMHGRMKALGNLIELHSPDVICFQEVTPSFYEIFQQSSWWKEYRCSISNDMEFPGSYFCMQLCKLTVKSYSCKPFHNSIMGRELCLAEVEVLPDVALVVATSHLESPCPSPPKWDQMFSKERVYQAKEAMKFLDKNINVIFCGDMNWDDKLDGGFTLADEWIDAWTELRPGEIGWTYDTKSNKMLCGNRTLQKRLDRFVCKLKNFKVGEIEMIGMDAVEGLSYIKEKRVKGQVTKLGENIYLST; translated from the exons ATGCTTTCATTGCTCAACTTAGTAAACCCAATCGTCGTCTCGCCCCTTCTCCATCGTAAGCCCCGAAACGTTTCAAAAACCCTGTATTCGATCGTAAAAACAATGTCTTGGACATGCTCCAAGTGCACATTCAAGAACCCAGTTTCGCCGAAGTTGCACTGTGAAATCTGTCTCTCCCCAACACCACAGTCGCTGTTGTCATCATTATCGATATCGTGTTCATCGAAGCCTAAGTGGGCATGCGCCGGCTGCACCTTCTTGACCCCGTATCGGAGGATAACCTGCGAAATATGTGGCACCAGGACTTCGGCTTCTCTGTTATCCACTCTCGAAGTGGACGATGATGATCTTGATCAAGGTCTTCTGGGTTCTTCCATTGGCAGCGTTTTCTTCCCCTTGACAAGTTGTAGTAGTGTCGAGAAAGGAAAGAATGGGAATGCTTGTTTTGGAAACGATGACGCTGGTTGCTCTGGTCAGTTAAAGGATGCCGTCTTGCCCTCACTGCATAGCGATATTGGTGGTCTGGGGAGTAGGGAGAGCCTAATTGTGGATAATGGTGTTAATAGGAGAGATAATCCTGGAGAGGAAAAAGGCTTCTTGCCGGTAGTTCACCCTTGCAGTAATAAGAGGAAAGATCGGGATGGCTCAAGTGCGAATGGTGGCGGCGGTAGTTCGGGTGGTTCTTCTGGGTTTATGGCTGTGAAAGCTGCAAATGAGGTTTTGGAAGTAGAATCATCTG CAATGCTAGTTACGAGTGGGACTAATATGGCTTCAGAATCTAAAACATGGAAGATTTTAAGTTATAATGTTTGGTTTCGTGAAGATCTTGAGATGCATGGGAGGATGAAAGCGTTGGGCAACCTTATTGAGCTGCACTCACCAGATGTTATATGTTTtcag GAGGTCACCCCCAGTTTCTATGAAATTTTCCAGCAATCAAGTTGGTGGAAGGAGTATCGGTGCTCAATTTCAAATGATATGGAGTTTCCAGGATCATATTTCTGCATGCAG TTATGTAAACTGACTGTTAAATCCTATAGCTGCAAACCATTCCACAACTCCATAATGGGGCGGGAACTTTGTCTTGCTGAGGTTGAAGTGCTGCCAGATGTAGCACTGGTTGTTGCCACAAGCCACTTAGAAAGCCCTTGTCCGAGTCCACCAAAATGGGATCAGATGTTCAGCAAAGAACGTGTATATCAAGCCAAAGAAGCTATGAAGTTTCTTGATAAAAATATAAACGTGATCTTTTGTGGGGACATGAACTGGGATGATAAATTGGATGGTGGTTTCACTTTAGCTGATGAATGGATAGATGCCTGGACAGAGCTACGGCCTGGAGAAATTGGATGGACATACGacacaaaatcaaataagatGTTGTGTGGTAACAGAACTCTGCAGAAACGTTTGGATCGATTTGTTTGTAAGTTGAAAAATTTTAAGGTTGGGGAAATTGAAATGATAGGGATGGATGCTGTTGAGGGTCTATCATATATCAAGGAAAAGAGAGTTAAAGGGCAGGTCACTAAGTTG GGAGAGAATATATACCTATCCACGTGA